One Dehalococcoidia bacterium genomic window carries:
- a CDS encoding M48 family metalloprotease yields the protein SFVAWMLQWTLFWGGYGRSRDNASGWLYLLALLATVILAPIAATVIRLTISRAREYEADATGAQITGMPLSLASALEKLEAYSRGRPLNVQPAASHLFIVNPLRGRREGEEDLFVSLFQTHPPVRKRIERLYEIARKMGVYA from the coding sequence AGCTTCGTGGCCTGGATGCTGCAGTGGACGCTGTTCTGGGGCGGCTACGGCCGCAGCCGCGACAACGCCAGCGGCTGGCTTTACCTGCTGGCGCTGCTGGCCACGGTCATCCTGGCGCCCATCGCCGCCACCGTCATCCGGCTGACCATCTCGCGGGCGCGGGAGTACGAGGCGGACGCCACGGGCGCCCAGATAACGGGGATGCCGCTGTCGCTGGCGAGTGCCCTGGAGAAGCTGGAGGCCTACTCTCGGGGCCGGCCGCTGAACGTGCAGCCGGCGGCGTCGCACCTGTTCATCGTCAACCCGCTGCGGGGCCGGCGGGAGGGCGAGGAGGACCTGTTCGTCAGCCTGTTCCAGACGCACCCGCCGGTGCGCAAGCGCATCGAGCGCCTGTACGAGATCGCCCGCAAGATGGGCGTCTACGCGTAG